The genome window AACGGTGGGGACAACCGGAAGATATGGCTGGAGCTGTTGTATATCTAGCATCAGAAGCATCCAACTATGTTTGTGGAGTAATGCTTCCAGTAGATGGAGGATATTTGAGCAGGTAAGAAACAGGGAAAGATCTAATTTTTTTCTCGGAGAATCCTTCTGGGAAAAGTCCATATCGCTTCACTTCAGGCCGGCTCCGTGACTAAACAAACATCCTGTTTGTTTGCGCTCCATGATTTCGCGCCGTCTCTCCGTTTCGAGTCCTCTCTTTCCGAAGAAAAAAAAAGACCCAGTCACCTAAAGGTAACTGGGTCTTTTTTATGCCTGGAAGAGGACTCGAACCTCCACGCCCTTGCGAGCACTAGTCCCTGAAACTAGCGTGTCTACCAATTTCACCATCCAGGCAGACGTGGAGATAGTATAGTGAGGCATGTTTTTTTTGTCAACATGCTTTTTTCATTGAAAAATCAATCTTCAAATTGCCTTGTATTAGCAATTGTTTTCCTTTGAATAATTGAGTATTTTAAGAGTCATGCGCGTCTTATTTATAGGAGAGATTGTCAGTAAAGCCGGTGTTTTTACTGTCAAAAAATTGCTCCCCAAACTTAAAGTAGAAAAGAATCTCGATTTTGTGGTTGCCAATGGGAATGGTGTTACCGGTGGATTCGGTATGGGTATGAATCATTCCCTTTACCTAAAGAAACTGGGGATTGATGCTTTCACATCGGGAGAGTGCGTCTTTTATAAAAAAGACATGGTCGGATTCATTCCCAAAGCCTCCTTTTTGATTAGACCTGCGAACTATCCTCCCGGAAGTCCGGGGAGGGGATGGGGCATCTATAATGTAGGAGAACAGAAGATTGCTATCATAAACCTTCTTGGCCAATCCGGTTACCAGCGGGTCCATTTATCCAACCCGTTCTCCTATGTAACAGAACTGATTAAGCGTGTGAAAGAGACAACGCCTCATATCGTTATCAACTTTCATGCCACAACAACTGCAGAAAGACAGACTCTTTCCTATATTGTTGATGGCCAGGTCAGTGCTATGATTGGGACAGGAACTAAGGCTATCACAGCAGATGCCTCTATAATGAAAAAGGGAACTGCCATGATCACCGATGCCGGACGTTGTGGAAGCCTTCATTCTGTTGGAGGCCTGGAGATGGATGTGGAAATTAAAAAATTCCTGACACAAATTCCAGAAAGATCAAGAGATGCCTGGGATCAACTGGAGATGCAGGGCGTTGTCCTGGATCTTGATGATCAAGGAAACGCCAGGAGCATAGAAACACTAAGAATACCCTGTATGGAGAAACCCGATGATACAACCAACAATCGTTGAAGAAATAAGAAGCGACAGTACTGTTTTAGTCCGATACCCTAATCCAAAGGCGGACAAGTCAAAATCCTCAAGATCCTTCTGGAAAGTCAAGGAACGCTGTTTCCCGGCAAAAAACCCAGAATCCTTCACACTGTCAAAGGGAGATATGGTAGAGATTCTTGTAGACCCTAAGTCGTCAATCATCGCCGCCTTTATGATCTTTATGCTCCCATTACTGGGGTTTTTGGCTTTTTATGGACTGGCCACCTTTTTGACATCAGTGGAAGTGATCCTGTTTCTGGCGGGAGTCCTTGGTCTGTGTGCAGGGATGAGTGTGAATATTCTAATGCGCAAATTGAAAGGTGCCGGAGAACTCCCTGTTATCCAAAGAAAGATGACCATTGAGGATATGAAAGTATTCATGGAGTGCCATGATGCCTGTAAATCCTGTAAGGGCTGCGGCTGAGTCTGATTTAACCTTCAGCCAGTGTACAAATTGTCTGAGCCATATCGTCTAGTGAGACGATTTTCCGGATATAATTGTGTTCTACTGCAACACGGGGCATCCCATAGACAATACAGGATTTAGAATCCTGTGCAATTGTCATCCCGCCTTCTCTGAATATATTTCCGATTTCTCTGGCTCCATCCTTTCCCATTCCGGTCATGATGACGGCAATGGATTTGTTCCTGAACTC of Oceanispirochaeta crateris contains these proteins:
- a CDS encoding TIGR00282 family metallophosphoesterase, with the translated sequence MRVLFIGEIVSKAGVFTVKKLLPKLKVEKNLDFVVANGNGVTGGFGMGMNHSLYLKKLGIDAFTSGECVFYKKDMVGFIPKASFLIRPANYPPGSPGRGWGIYNVGEQKIAIINLLGQSGYQRVHLSNPFSYVTELIKRVKETTPHIVINFHATTTAERQTLSYIVDGQVSAMIGTGTKAITADASIMKKGTAMITDAGRCGSLHSVGGLEMDVEIKKFLTQIPERSRDAWDQLEMQGVVLDLDDQGNARSIETLRIPCMEKPDDTTNNR
- a CDS encoding SoxR reducing system RseC family protein; translation: MIQPTIVEEIRSDSTVLVRYPNPKADKSKSSRSFWKVKERCFPAKNPESFTLSKGDMVEILVDPKSSIIAAFMIFMLPLLGFLAFYGLATFLTSVEVILFLAGVLGLCAGMSVNILMRKLKGAGELPVIQRKMTIEDMKVFMECHDACKSCKGCG